The genomic window GCAAGGCGTGGGACTGCTTGAACTCGCCCACCGCGCCCGCCTCGCGGGCCTGTTCCTTGCGGTAGTCATAACGCAGGGACTGCACCAGGCCGATCGCCACCACCAGCAGCGCCAGCGCCAAAAACACCGAGGAGAACTCCAGGCCCCGGAACTGCGGGGTCTTGTCCCACCACGGCACCCCGAAGGAGGAGACGTACCACCAGGCGTTCAACCCGGCGAAAGTAAACGCCATCAACCCCAGCACAGCGGCCCAGGTAAAGGTCCGCGCCCGCGGCGACTTCAACACGATGTAGCTGAGCACCACGCCCGCCAACGCCCCGAGCGCACCCGCCAACCCGGCGTAGATGCCGAAGTGGTGCGTCCACTTCGTGGGCGTGAACATCAGGAAGAACACCGACAGGCCCAGAATGACCAGCAGGCGCACCGTCGGGCCCTTCGCCGCCCCCGGCACCCCGTTGTGGCGCGCCAAGGCATAGAGCACGAGCACCACGGAGACGATCATGACGATCATCGCGAAACGACGCGTCAACGACCCGTCCACGGTCTGCTCGAGCAAGGTGGAATACCGCACGTACTCCGAGTACCACTCCAGGGCCGGGCCGATCTCCCCGCGCACGCGCGTGGACTCCAGCACCGCGCGCAGCGTCTGGTCGCCGAACACCGCCACCAAAATGGAGGTGCCCGCCGCCAAGAACGGAGCGATCATCGCCAAGACGGAATGCCACCGCGGCCCCTCATACAGCCGCAGGCGACGGTTCAGGATGCGCAGCAGATACGGCAGCGCCACCAAGAACGCGCCCACCGCGAGCAGCCCGGTCGGCCCGGCCGACAACCCGAGCGTGGCCACGATCGTGCCGATCGCCGCCGGGAACAACCGGGAGGTGGCGATGGAACGCTCAAACAGCGCCCACGCCAACAACACGGCGAGAGCGACCACCGGCTCCGGGCGGGTGCCGTTGTTGTACGGCAGCCAGAACGCCAAAAACACGAACGCCGCGGTCCAGTGCGTGACGCGCCGGGCGGCGATTTCGGCGCCGAAGCGCGGGATGATCTCCCGTGACAGCAGCAGCCAGATCAGCACCGCGGCGATCAGCGACGGCAGGCGGATCCAGGCGGAGGCCGCCGTGAACTGCGCCAGCAGGCCCAGCAGGTCGTAGTACGGGGAGCCGAAGGGGGATTCGGGCACGCCGTACCAGCGGTAGTAGTTGGCCAGGTAACCCGAGTTCTCGGAGACGCGCGCCATCGTGGTGATGAAACCGTCATCGGAGGTGTTGGCGCCGAAGAGGTACCAGAAGCCCAGGATGCCCAGCACGAGCGCGTCCAGCGGTTTGAAGCTGCGCCAGTGGCGGTGGAAGAAGGGGATCTTCTTGCCGTCAGTGCGGTCCAGGCGCCACAGCGACCACAGGGCCACCAGGGTCAGCAGGACCCCGCCCCACATGGCCAGCACCTTCAGGGTGGTGGGCGTGGTGGTGAAACGCGAGTTGATCTCCACGTCGACGCTTAGGCCGGCGTCGTCGAGGGCGGCGAGGTTGTCCGGGGTGTCGTCGATCTCGGAGTAGATGCCGGTGACCTGCGGGCGCAGGTCCTCGTCCCCGGATTCGGAGTAGGCGGTGCCCGGGACGGAGACCTCGGTGCCGTCGCCGGTGACGCTGACTTCCAGCACGGCGTCGTCGTCGAGCTCGGCGACCTCCTCGGGGGTGAGCGCGAAGATGACCTCGGAGAGGCTGGCCACGTCCAGGCCGTCGCCGCCGCGGATGAACAGGCCGCGGCCGGTGGCGTCGGGGCTGCCCGACGGCACGGTGCCGACGAGCAGGTCCTGGCCCTCGCGCAGCATCTCCAGCGCCGTAATGGGCACGGTGGCTTCGAATTCCTCCGGCGCCACGGAGATCAGCGGCGCGTTGACGGAGTTCAGCGAGTCGTTCTGCGGCCAGGTGACCGAGGACTGCGTCTGGTTGACGGGCAGAAACGGCGTGGCCAGAAACAGCAGGAAGGCGAGGATCCCGGAGATGATCGCGAGATTCTTCAGCCACCCTGGTGCGGGGTGGGGCGCTTCGTCGGTGACCGGGCGCTCAGAGGCAACAGTAGACACGTGTGCAGATCCTAGTTCACGGCAGGGGCCATGCCCTTAGCCATTGCGGGTGACGACGACGAATGGACCGATTTGGGCGGTGGCCCACAGGGATTCGTCAGCGAAGGAGGCGGGGTTGAAAAACAGGGCGTCGTAACGCACGTTCGGTTGGTTGGGGAACAGGTCGCGGGCCAGGTGCGTCTTCCAGCCCTCGGGGTCGTCCTCGTCGATCTCGTCGAGCTCGCCGCGGAAGAGGAACACGTCCGGGGCCCGCCAGGGGGCCTCGTCTAGTGCGGCGGCGAAGTCCGCCGGGTCTTCCAGCTCGTCCCAGGACTGCAGGCCCCACTCCAAGATGACGTCGTTGCGGGCGTTGAAGGTGCCCAGCGGGTTGGCGTAGTGCGAGGTAAACGCGTTGAAGCCGTAGTAGGGGTAAAAGGCCAGGAAGCGGTTCTCGTCGGTGAGCACCACCGTGTCGGTCGGTTCATGCCCGTGCGAGCTGATTTCCTCGACGACGTCTTCGTAGTGGCTGGCGGCGTCCGGCGGGAAGCGGTCGGCGCGCTCGCCGTAGCCGTCGGTGTCGGTGTAGGCGTGGTCGATGGCGTCTTCGTTGCGGGTGGGGATCTGCTGCGCGTAGTGCAGCCCGCCCAGCAGGATCAGCACGACGCCGACCAGGGTGACGGTGCGCGCAGTGCCGTCGACGCGGCGTTCCGCCGGCAGCCGTTGCAGGCCGACCCGGCGCAGCGTGGCCAGGCCCAGGACGCCGGCGGTGGCCAGCTGCAGGGCGATGATCGCGTCGATGCGAAAGCCCAGCAGCGTGGTGTTCAGCAGCGTGGACAGCATGGAGGCCAGCGACCAGCCGTAGAAGACGATCGCGCCGATCCCCATCGCGCGCACATCAAGGTGGCCGCGGAAGGAGACGATGAGGTGGATCAGGCCGATCAGGCACAGTAGGCCGATCACCGACAGGGCGAGGAAGGGCACCGGGAGTTGGGTGCCTTCCTCGGGCAGGAAGTTCGGCGCCACGGCCGACTCGGAGGGCTGACCGGACAGCTCCGCCCAGAGGTACGGACCCCAGGAGATCAGCGCGATGAGGATGGAGCCGACGCCGATGACCACCAGACGCACCACCGGCGCCCAGCTGCGCCGACTGAGAGCGGCGATCAGCGCGATGACCACCGTGGTCAACGCCGCCACGCCGGTATACAAAGTGTAGAAGGACGCGGATATGCCCAGCAGCACGACCATCGCGCCCACGGCCCACCAGGATCCGGCGACCGCCCGGCGGGCGAGCACCGTCATGGCGGGCACCATCATGGCGATGACGGCGGCATAAGGCTCGTCGGCGGCCATCACTAGCGTGACGGCCGTGGTGGTCAGCGCAATCGCCGTGGCCGTCGGCAGGGAACCGGTCAGCCGCTGCCAGATCGGCACGAGCAGGCTGGCGGCCGCGGCGATGGAGACCACCGCCCACGGCTGGTACACCTCCCAGCCGGGCATCCCCAGGGCCATGGCCATGCGCCCGCCGAGCCAGAACCAGCCCAGCGGGTAGTAGGTGGGCATGTCCTCGTAGTTCATGTCCTGGTTGGCCCAGGTGGTGGCCATGCGGCCGAGGAACTGGGTACGGAACTCCTGGTCGACCTGCATGCCGTCGAGGTACAGGCGGCTGGCGGACAGTGGAACTGCCACCGCGGTGACCACCAGCCCCGCGGGCGCGAGGTAGGCGATCACATACGTCAAGAGGACGCGCCACCGCGGACGGGCGGGGCGTGCGCCGGTGGCGCGGTCGCGGTCGAAGACCCACCAGGTGAGGAAGACGGCCACCAGGCCGAGGATCAGCACGGTGCCGGCCGTCGCCACCGCGCGGGTGACCATGGAGGTGTTGAAGGCGGGCAGGCTGGTCCGATCCAGTGCCCACCACGCCACAAACGCCGCCGCGGCGCCGCCCACCAGGGCCACAAGCGCTGCGATCAGGGTGGCGCGATGCGTGAGCCGGTCCGGGGCGTCCGGTGCGGCGGCGGGAGCGGGATGAGGCGGGGCGGCTGTGCTCATGGGGGATAGTCTCGCATATTTCGCGCGTCAGATGAGAGCTCGCCGAGCGTACCTGCGTCCACCGTCACAGGTGGAGAAAGGCGACGGCGCCGAGAACCTCAGACAACAAGGAAGGTTCTCAGCGCCGAAGGGTCAGGGGCGGAGTATTACCAGAGGACGGCGATGACGGTGTTGATCAGCGCCAGGCCACCGACGGCGTGCGCCAGGCCCTTGGACACCGGCTCGCCCTTGCCCACCTTGCGGCGGCCCATGACCGCGGCCACGAGGACGGCGATAAGGACGACGAGCTTGATGCCGATCTTCATGTGGTTGACCTCGCCGTCACCCATCTCCAGGACGCCGACGAGCGCCAGGCCGGTGATCAGCTGCACCCAGGCGCCGATGTGCTGCCACTGGGTGACGGTGGGGGTGCGGAAGTTGGCGAACCAGCCGCCGACGATGGCGGCGGTGCCGAGGATGTGAATGAGAACCAGAATGTCGCGCAAGATGTCCATGCCGGTCATCCTACGGTGCCCAAACTATCCGCACGCAACTGCCGAAATGCCAGCGCCCCCTGGTGTTATGCACAACACACGGGGGCGCGGATGAAGGAATCAGTACGGGGCTTAGAAGTTGAGCTTCTTCATGATCTGGCTGGGCAGGTTCTTCAGCACCAGCGAGACGGGCCCGAAGAGCTTGTGCACGAAGATGGACTCCTTGCGCTGCACGACGGCCTCGACGGTGGCCTTGGCCACGTCGTCGACGTCGACGGTCAGCGGGGCTTCCTTGCCGTCCGGGGTGCTCGACATCTTGGTGCGCACCTGGCCCGGGCGCACGACGAGCACGTTGACGCCGCTGTCTTCCAGGGCGACGCCCAGCTGGGTGTAGAAGCCGTCCACGCCGGCCTTGGAGGCGCCGTAGACGAAGTTGGAGCGGCGCACGCGCTGGCCCGCCACCGAGCTCAGCGCCACGATCGCGCCGTGGCCCTGGTTCTTCATGGCCTGGCCGAGCAGCACGCCGACAGAGACATACGCCGTGTAGTTGATCTGGGCGGACTCGACGGCGGCCTCGTGGTCCTGCCACAGGGCTTCCTGATCGCCCAGGGTGCCGAAGGCCACGACGGCCACGTCCACGTCGCCGTCGGCGAAGGCGGTCTGGATGACCTCCGGGTGGGAATCGGTGTCGAGGGCGTCGAAGTCGACGGTGACGACCTCCGCGCCGGCTTGTTTGAGTTCGGCGCGGGCGGCCTCGATGCGCGGGGAGCCCTTGCGCGCGGCGAGGGTGACCTTGGCGGGGCCGCGGGAGAGGAACTCCTCGACGATGCCGAGGCCGATCTCGGAGGTGCCGCCGAGGAGCAGAATGTGTTGGGCTTGGCCCACTGCGTTGAGCATGTGCTGATTTCTCCTAGAAGGTGGTGGGGTTAGTGCAGCTCGAGGCGGCGCGACATGTCGGAGGCGAAGACGCCGGTCGGGTCGATCTCGTTGCGGGTTGTCAGCCAGCCTTCCATGCCCGGGTACATCTGGTGGAACATTTCCGGGGAGGTGCGCGACTCCTTGGCCAAGTAGAGGCGGCCGCCGAACTCGAGGACGCGCTTGTCCAGCTCGTCCAAGAAGGCGTGCAGGCCCTTACGGATGGGGAAGTCCACGCACACGTTCCAGCCCTTCATCGGGTACGACAGCGGGGCACGGTTGCCTTCGCCGAAGAGCTTAAACACGTTGAGGGCGGAGTAATGCCCGGAGGCCTGGATGTCGCGGATAATGTCCTTGAACGGTTCGACGGCCTCGGTGGGCACGACGAACTGGTACTGCAGGAAGCCGGCCGGGCCGTAGCCGCGGTTCCACTTACCGATCATGTCCAGCGGCTGATAGAACTGCGTGAGGTTTTCGATGTTGTTCTGCGAGGGCGCACCCATGGCGTAGTAGAGCTCACCGATGGTGTTCAGCGTCAGCTTGTTCATCGTCCAGGACGGGAAGATGTCCGGCACCGTCATCAGTTTCGGGGCAGAGAACTTCAGCGGGTCCTTCGCCAGCTTCGGGGCGAACTCCTCGAGCTGGGCGAGCGTGGCCAGCGAACCGCGCGAGATCGTGGAGCGTCCCAGCTTCGGGGCCGGATTGATCGCGTCGAACCAGGCGGAGGAGTACTCGTAGTTGGCTTCCGCGCCGGAGGAGTGCTCGGCGACGGTCTCGTCCAGGTTGTCGGTGCGCACCGTATCCGAGATGAAGTAGGCGGTCTCCGTCTTGGTCATCTTGATCACCGCGCGCAGGATGATGCCCGTGAGTCCCATGCCGCCGACGGTGGCCCAGAACAGGGTGGCGTCCGGGTCGTCCGGCGAGCCTTCCGGCTCCAAGTGGAGGATGCGGCCGTCGGCCACGAGCAGCTCCATGGACACGACGTGTTCGCCGAAGGCGCCGGCCGTGTGGTGGTTTTTGCCGTGGATGTCCGGGCCGATCGCACCGCCGATGGTGACCTGGCGGGTGCCGGGCAGAACGGGGACCCAGAGGCCGAAGGGGATGGCGGCCTTCATTAGCTGGTCCAGGGTCACGCCGCCGTCCACGTCGACCAGGGCGGTCTCTGGGTCGATGGAGTGGATGCGGTTGAGCTGCTGCATGTCGATGACCAGGCCGCCGCCGTTTTGGGCGGGGTCGCCGTAGGAGCGGCCCATGCCGCGGGCGATGACGCCGCGGCGCTTATGCTGGGGGAGATCTTCATTCTGCTCGGCGACCTGGGTTACGGCCTTGACGATGGTGTCCAGGTCCGGCGTGGATAACACGTGGGCGGTGGACGGCGAGGTGCGGCCCCAGCCGGTCAGCGATTTCTCTGTGGTGTGAAGGTTCATCATCCGATTCTTCTCATGTAGCGAGTACGTGCTCGATCTCAATCCTTTGATTGAGTGCCGAGTCTAAGCCTACTCCGTATTCGTCGTTCCTTTAAGCTCTAAGGGTTCAGGGTTTATGGACCCCATTGCCAGAAAAGGGCGTTTCGTTACTCGTATTAAAGGTTGTCCCCAGAAGTGGGCGGGCCCTCGGTGTGATGAATTTAAATCTCTCAGTAAAAATTAATACTTTAAGCTGGGGGAATGCCCTCAAGGTGCTTTCATTGATCCGTCAACTTCTTTGCGGGAGCGGTCTCGCTATTTCGTTGACGACGCAACCGTGGCATACTTGAAATTAACCGACAGCGAGCATCCGCTTGCTGCTCGGAGTTCATGAACCCCGATTCGAAAGGAACATCAATATGTTCGACGTTCTCACCTCCCTGTCCGCTAACCTCTTCGCTGAGGGCGGCGTGCTGGGCTCCCTGCTCACCGTCGTGCAGGACGTTGCAGACGCCATCCGTGGTGTCTTCGTCAACTAGGAAAGACTGAAACTCATCTGAGTTTCTCGTTGCCCGCCACCCTTCGGGGTGGCGGGTTTCGCACTTTCTGGGTGCGCTTAGTTTCAGAGGGGCGCTGCAACATCTTCGCCTAGAAGGGTTGCGAGGGTCGGTACGGTTTTGTTCCAGGGCCCTCCGCTCAGGGATGCGCATGGGGTGCGCTCGAGGGCGTGCATCTCTGGCTCTTCAGCGCGCTATTGAGATGGCTCCCTGGGGCAGCGAGCTGCGACGCACTGCTTGACGGTCAATGCCCTTTTGCCCTCGCTCTCGGGCTCGGAGGGCAAAAACGCGCGTGCACGAAGGCACTTAAAGATGACTGAACGGGCCCTGGCCCTTAACCCAGCGCTTAAAGACTGACCGTCCGCCGGACGTCGATAAGCGGCGAAAGCTATCAAGTCGCCTTCTGTAAGAGGGCAGAGCCTGATGTTCGCCCCAGGCAGGCCCGCCCGGGTGTCCTGAACATTTACCGGGCAGGAGAGGCTACTTGACGACGTCGTCAAGCAACCGGCACCACATGAGTGCCAGCTTGCCTTGATAGCTGCCACCCGAAGTGGGCAGCAGCCTCCAGAAAATTACTTTGCCGCGTGCGCAGCGAGACGCTCAAAAGCGACCAGGGCGAGCGAGGCTGCCTGGTCACCGAGGACCTCGTCGTCAAACGTGGCGAAGGGGGAGTGGTTCCACTCGCGCTCTTCTTCCGGGATCTCTTCGTTGCCCGAGCCGTAGAACATGAACGTGCCCGGGATTTCGCTCAGCACATAGCCGGAGTCCTCCGAACCCATGAAGGACACCTCCAGCGGGCGCAGCGTCTCCTCTCCGAAAGCGTGGCCGAAGACGGAGACGGCGAAGTCGTTTTCGGTGGAGTCGGTGAACGCGGCCGGGTACATCTCCTGGAAGTCCACGTCCACGCTCGCCCCGTGCGCGGCGGCGACGTGGGTGGCCACGGTGTGGATCCGCTCGCGGACCATGGCGACGTCGTCGTTGTGCATCACGCGCACCGACCCGCCGAGATCCACCGTGGCGGGAATCGCGTTGAACACGCCCACGCCGGCGGAGAGGCTGGTAATCGACGGCACGACGGGGCGCAGCACGCTCATTCTGCGGGTGACCGCGGTCTGTAGGGCGAGAATGATCTCTGCGGCGATGGGCTTGGATCGATGGCGGCCTGTGGGTTGGAGGAGTGACCGCCGACGCCGTTGACGCGGATGCGCAGGTTATTCGACGAGGCCATGATCGGCCCGGAAATGTAGTGGTAGGTCCGCTTGCCCTGTGGGTCGACGTGCGAATGACCACCCACACCTGCGGGCAGGTATTTCTACCGGAGGCATAAGCTCCATACAATGGAAACATGCGCGTCATCTACCGTGAAGAGCTCGACGCTTTCTCCCGAGACCTCGTCATCATGTGCGACACCGTGCGCACCGTCATGGCCCAGGCCTCTGTGGGGCTGATCGAGGGGTCCCTCACTGCGACGGAGGAGGCCCTGTCTGCCGCGGCGGGACTCGACGAGCTCAAAGCGCGCTGCGAACAGCGGGCCATCGACTTGCTCGCCCGACAAACCCCGCTCGCGAGCGACCTGCGCCAGGTGGTCACCTCGATCTACATCGTCACCAACTTCGACCGCATGGGCGCCCTCGCCATGAGCATCGCTGAGCTCGCCCGCGGCCGACACCCCGAGCCAGCGCTGACGGAAGAAGTGGCGCCGCTGGTGGTGAAGGCCAGTGAACTGGTCCAGAGCATGGCCGCCAAAGTCCAGGGCCTGCTAGAGGATCCGGATGCGGACGTCGCGGTTGCGCTGGCCGGCGAGGACGACGCCGTGGATAAGATCCGCGATGAGATGGTGGCTATGGCCACTCTGCGGCCCTGGCCGCATGAGGCCCGGCACGCGGCGGACACGGTGCTGCTCGCCAGGTTCTACGAGCGCTACGGCGATCACTGCGTCAGCGTCGCCAGCCGCATCGTCTACCTGACCACGGGGATGGATCCCGAAACCTACCTGGCCCAGCGCGAAGGCGACGATGCCCCGGAGAAGGGCTACTGGCCCGAGGGGTCCTAAAGAAGGTCAGGCGCGGCGCGAGCCCTTCGAACCCTGCCCCTGATCGAGGATCAGCGGGGAGAAGCGGTACTCGCCGTGCTCGGTGATGGTCAGCTCCTCGCCACGCACCACTTTGAGCAGCACGCCGGCCACCGGAATGACCATGATCCCGCCCGGGCTGAGCTGCTGGACCAGATCGTCGGGAAGCTCCGTCGGGTCCGCGGACACCAGGATCCGGTCGTAGGGGCCCTTGTCCGGAAGCCCGTGAACGTCGGCCTCCGCGTTGACCATCGTGGTGTTGCCCAGCCCCTCGGCCTTGACGTTCGCCAAGCCGAAAGCCATGAGCTCCGGGAGCAGCTCCGTGCCGATCACCGAGCCTTCTTCCCCGGTCAGCGTGGCCAACAGCGCCGTGGACCAGCCGGAGCCGGTGCCGACGTCCAAGACGCGTTGCCCCGGCTGCACGTCCAGTAGCGCCAGCATCTTCGCCAGCGTGCTCGGCCTGGTGTCGGTTTTGCCGTGCCCGATCGGCAGCGGAGAATCGATCTGCCAGTCGTCTTTATGTTCCGGGCGGACGAATCGGCTGCGGTGGACGGTTTCCATGACCTGGGCGATGTGGTCCATGCGGGCTCCTCCAGAGAGATCGGCGGATACTCATGAAAGTCTACCTATCTCTGAGAAATTAGCCCAGGGTTATGGGAGAGATTTTGCCTGCGGCAGCGCGGAGATCTGGTGGGCGCCGGGTTCGGCGGGTGTGCCCGTGGCGGCTGGGGCGGGTGCGGCGGGCGGGCGAAAGGTGAGCGGCCAGCGTAAATGTAGTACCTATGTTATGGCGTGTAATGTATAGTGGGAATTATGTAACCCAGATCACTAAAGGTGGCGGCCACTATGTTCACACTCCGGTCCCGACGCACCCGCGCGGGCCTTCTTTGCCTCGGCGTCGCATCTGCACTCGCGTTGAGCGCGTGCTCCACGACGGACACCACCCAGACCGAGGCCGCGGCCGACGATTCCGTCGCCGTGGCCGCGGCGGAATCCTCCGCCGGGACCGTCACCCGCGAGATCACCGCCAACGACTTCCCGGTCAACGTCGTCGAATCCACCCACCCCGCGAAAGACGCCCCCGCAGAGGGCGAGCTGCGCGTGACCCTGCTGGGCACCGGCAGCCCCGTGCCCAGCACGGAGCGCTTCGGCTTCTCGATCCTGATCCAGGCCGGCGACATGAACTACATGGTGGACGCCGGCCGCGGCGCCGTCGTCCGCCTCACCCAGGCCGGCATTGAAGCCGGCCAGCTCGACGGCCTGATCCTGACGCACTACCACTCCGACCACGTCCTGAGCATCGATGATTTGTGGATGACCGGGTACGTCCCTGCCTTCGGCGGACGCGACGACGGCGACTTCATGGTCTACGGCCCCGAGGGCGTGGGCACCATCGTCGACAACCTCTACGCCGCCTTCGAAAACGACCGCCAGGTCCGCGACGCGGACGGCGAGCTCGACATCGAGACCACCGGCATCGGCTGGGAGGAATTCTCCGAAGAGGGCGTGGTCCTGGAAAACGACGGACTTGAAGTGACGATGTTCGACGTCCAACACGACCCCGCCAACGTCATCCTGCCGTCGCAGGGCTACCGCATCGACTACGGCGAGCACTCCGTGCTCATCAGCGGCGATACCATCCCGCACCCCAACGTCGTCGAATACGGCACAAACGTCGACCTGCTCATCCACGAGGTCGCCGCCTTCGAAGACCCGGACGTGCTGCCGCAGGTCATCTCGCACCACACCACCCCGGAGCAGGCGGGCGAGATCTTCCGCGACGCCGACCCGGAGATGGCCGTCTACACCCACTTCGTCAACGGCATCCCGGGCAAGGTCGACGGCATCTCCGACGAAGAGATGATCGCCCGCACCAAGGAAAACTTCGACGGCGACGTCGTCCTCGGTGAAGACCTGATGGTCTTTTCCATCACCGACGACGGCATCGAGATGCTCGACCAGCAGGCGCTGAGCGAGCGCTAGCGGGCGGGCGGCCGGGTGCGGGGCTGGTTTTCTCTAGACTCGGGACGTACCCGATCATGGATTAAAGGCGGCCCCACACCGTGAAAACCCCGATTCCCGATTACCTGGAACACGTCCTCGACGAGGTCCGCGACATCGACGAGGGAGAAGTCGAAGAAGGCCTTCCCCACATCGACGTCAAAGACCCCACCGAGCTGGCCGCGGCCGTGTGCACCGTCACCGGCAACGTCTACACCGCCGGAGACGCCGAGGTGACGTTCACGATGCAGTCGATCTCCAAGGCCTTCGTCTACGCGTTGGCGCTGCAGGAACTGGGCCGTAAAAAGGTGTTCGAGACCGTCGGCACGGAAGCCTCCGGCGAGCCGTTCAACGAGCTGTCCCTGGGCCGGGAGACCAACCGCCCGATGAACCCGATGATCAACGCCGGGGCGATCGCCGTCAACCAGCTGATCAACGGCGAAGACTCCAGCGTGGAGGACCGGGTGGAGATCATCCGCGCGTTCCTCTCCGAGCTGGCCGGCCGGGAGTTAAAGGTCAACGAGGACATCCTCGACTCCGAGCTCGAGGACTCCGACCGCAACCTGGCGATCGCGCACATGCTCGCCAGCCACGGCGTCATCCACGACGACCCCCGCCAGGCGGTGATCAGCTACCAACGCCAGTGCAGCGTGGAAATCACCGTCATAGACCTGGCGGTGATGTCGGCGACCCTGGCCAACGGCGGGGTGCAGCCGGTGACCGGCAAAAAGGTGCTCGACGCGGACGCCTGCCGGCTGGCGCTGGCGATGATGGGTACCGCCGGCATGTACGACGGCTCGGGGCGCTGGATGTCCACCGTGGGCATCCCCGCCAAATCAGGCGTCTCCGGCGGGCTATTGGGCACGCTGCCGGGCGAGCTCGGCCTGGCCACCCTGTCCCCGCGGCTGAACCCGCAAGGCAACAGCGTGCGCGGGGTGGCGATCTTCGAGCGCTTCTCCGAGGAAATGGGCCTGCACCTGATGGCCTCGGACCCGATCGGCACGCATGCGGTGCGCGGCATCGAGACCGAGGGCGAAGAAACGACCGTGCAACTACAAGGATCGATACATTTCGCCGCCGCGGAGCGCGCCCTGGACAAGCTCTCCGACTACGACTTTGACTGCGAGTGCATCGTGTTGGACGTCTCCCGGGTGTCCGGCTTCGAGAAAGTTGGCCGAGTGCTGGTCAAGGAGGGGCTACGCCGCCTGCGCGACGACGGCTTCGAGATCGCGATCTACGACCCGAAGGAGAAGTTCGGCGACCTAGAGTTCTCCGATGGTACGCGCGCTGAGGTGGTGGGGGAGGGTTAAGCCTGTGCGGAGTCGACTCTTCATTCTCGCGATCCGGAAGGGCCTGGACACTGCAGGGCCGTCCCACAACCAGCTGGGCCCAGCTAAGTGGTGCAGCGCCTGCCTGGCGCACTGCGACGAACGAGACCGAGCAGGAGCGTGACGGAAGCCTGGCTACCTAAGAGATCCCGTCCCGGATGCGGTGCAACTACTGGGCGGTCGTGGTGAGGTTGGGGAACTTGCGCTCGATCACCTCCAGGGTACGTCGGGCACTCTTGCGACGGAGCTTGGCCATGCGGCGCTTGCGCTCTGCCTCATGCGCTGCTTTGTTGAGCTGATCTTTTTTACCGTTCTCATTGATCG from Corynebacterium maris DSM 45190 includes these protein-coding regions:
- a CDS encoding FAD-binding oxidoreductase, with the protein product MNLHTTEKSLTGWGRTSPSTAHVLSTPDLDTIVKAVTQVAEQNEDLPQHKRRGVIARGMGRSYGDPAQNGGGLVIDMQQLNRIHSIDPETALVDVDGGVTLDQLMKAAIPFGLWVPVLPGTRQVTIGGAIGPDIHGKNHHTAGAFGEHVVSMELLVADGRILHLEPEGSPDDPDATLFWATVGGMGLTGIILRAVIKMTKTETAYFISDTVRTDNLDETVAEHSSGAEANYEYSSAWFDAINPAPKLGRSTISRGSLATLAQLEEFAPKLAKDPLKFSAPKLMTVPDIFPSWTMNKLTLNTIGELYYAMGAPSQNNIENLTQFYQPLDMIGKWNRGYGPAGFLQYQFVVPTEAVEPFKDIIRDIQASGHYSALNVFKLFGEGNRAPLSYPMKGWNVCVDFPIRKGLHAFLDELDKRVLEFGGRLYLAKESRTSPEMFHQMYPGMEGWLTTRNEIDPTGVFASDMSRRLELH
- a CDS encoding galactan 5-O-arabinofuranosyltransferase, producing the protein MSTAAPPHPAPAAAPDAPDRLTHRATLIAALVALVGGAAAAFVAWWALDRTSLPAFNTSMVTRAVATAGTVLILGLVAVFLTWWVFDRDRATGARPARPRWRVLLTYVIAYLAPAGLVVTAVAVPLSASRLYLDGMQVDQEFRTQFLGRMATTWANQDMNYEDMPTYYPLGWFWLGGRMAMALGMPGWEVYQPWAVVSIAAAASLLVPIWQRLTGSLPTATAIALTTTAVTLVMAADEPYAAVIAMMVPAMTVLARRAVAGSWWAVGAMVVLLGISASFYTLYTGVAALTTVVIALIAALSRRSWAPVVRLVVIGVGSILIALISWGPYLWAELSGQPSESAVAPNFLPEEGTQLPVPFLALSVIGLLCLIGLIHLIVSFRGHLDVRAMGIGAIVFYGWSLASMLSTLLNTTLLGFRIDAIIALQLATAGVLGLATLRRVGLQRLPAERRVDGTARTVTLVGVVLILLGGLHYAQQIPTRNEDAIDHAYTDTDGYGERADRFPPDAASHYEDVVEEISSHGHEPTDTVVLTDENRFLAFYPYYGFNAFTSHYANPLGTFNARNDVILEWGLQSWDELEDPADFAAALDEAPWRAPDVFLFRGELDEIDEDDPEGWKTHLARDLFPNQPNVRYDALFFNPASFADESLWATAQIGPFVVVTRNG
- a CDS encoding arabinosyltransferase domain-containing protein: MSTVASERPVTDEAPHPAPGWLKNLAIISGILAFLLFLATPFLPVNQTQSSVTWPQNDSLNSVNAPLISVAPEEFEATVPITALEMLREGQDLLVGTVPSGSPDATGRGLFIRGGDGLDVASLSEVIFALTPEEVAELDDDAVLEVSVTGDGTEVSVPGTAYSESGDEDLRPQVTGIYSEIDDTPDNLAALDDAGLSVDVEINSRFTTTPTTLKVLAMWGGVLLTLVALWSLWRLDRTDGKKIPFFHRHWRSFKPLDALVLGILGFWYLFGANTSDDGFITTMARVSENSGYLANYYRWYGVPESPFGSPYYDLLGLLAQFTAASAWIRLPSLIAAVLIWLLLSREIIPRFGAEIAARRVTHWTAAFVFLAFWLPYNNGTRPEPVVALAVLLAWALFERSIATSRLFPAAIGTIVATLGLSAGPTGLLAVGAFLVALPYLLRILNRRLRLYEGPRWHSVLAMIAPFLAAGTSILVAVFGDQTLRAVLESTRVRGEIGPALEWYSEYVRYSTLLEQTVDGSLTRRFAMIVMIVSVVLVLYALARHNGVPGAAKGPTVRLLVILGLSVFFLMFTPTKWTHHFGIYAGLAGALGALAGVVLSYIVLKSPRARTFTWAAVLGLMAFTFAGLNAWWYVSSFGVPWWDKTPQFRGLEFSSVFLALALLVVAIGLVQSLRYDYRKEQAREAGAVGEFKQSHALPPTRLNRVASAPIAMASIFIVASSLLSFTKAFIDQYPAYTVGLGNVRTLGGNTCSLANEAMVETDTNDSFLTPVGDVSLGESLEAGENNGFHPRGIPDSIVAEDSVAANVGAIGGEGGESGTVAGQTGGDDDATDDDATAGTADTAETAEEEAAAGEESAEDEATADTTGGTRATVGVNGAVAQLPFNLDYTQVPVLGSYQEDDDLRAVDVTTAWYELPEATEDTPLLVVSAAGRIAHHDINGVQQPGETLLLEYGRTDDDGSVELLGEQEMMDIGPAPTWRNLRLPLEELPEEADAVRIVAEDTSLAPDDWVAFTPPRVPELAQMAERVGEETPALLDWSVALQFPCQRPFDHYAGVSEIPEYRVSPDHPGKSSLSGFMDFHGGGALATTEAVNTSYELPSYTRNDWHRDWGSISMYQLRGNSEGETPDVAEIDTEEIVRSGLWHESEMKIRED
- a CDS encoding decaprenylphospho-beta-D-erythro-pentofuranosid-2-ulose 2-reductase yields the protein MLNAVGQAQHILLLGGTSEIGLGIVEEFLSRGPAKVTLAARKGSPRIEAARAELKQAGAEVVTVDFDALDTDSHPEVIQTAFADGDVDVAVVAFGTLGDQEALWQDHEAAVESAQINYTAYVSVGVLLGQAMKNQGHGAIVALSSVAGQRVRRSNFVYGASKAGVDGFYTQLGVALEDSGVNVLVVRPGQVRTKMSSTPDGKEAPLTVDVDDVAKATVEAVVQRKESIFVHKLFGPVSLVLKNLPSQIMKKLNF